One genomic window of Marinobacter sp. SS13-12 includes the following:
- a CDS encoding patatin-like phospholipase family protein, protein MSALRLLVLVGVVLAGMPALADAGRPKVGLVLSGGGAKGMAHVGVLRVLEELKIPVDIVVGTSAGSAVGALYASGMNVHEIEERFIDMDWVSSFRDDPGRAYKPVRRKSQDWRFPVAPGLGVRTDGLHLGGGLIAGQNLGFILNELTRSASLVEDFDKLAIPFRAVATDLETGEQVVIGKGNLSEAIRASMSVPGVYAPVTLDGRLLVDGGVANNLPVSVARDLGAEIIIAVDITDPLLERDEIREAFSVVGQLTTMMTRQNTERQLKLLTDRDILIRPDLEGLSSSDFYEALALFELGASGARKHAGELRHLSVSDEQWNRYRSRVLGHSFSPGLITGVRFDDHSRLGGSFLRQRIRQETGEPLDMNALEEDLKRIYGLGYYETVSYSLVPSETGGTDLVIQVREKSWGPNYLAFGLNYEDNFENETRFNLAASLRMTGLNSLGGEWATGVQLGTQPWVRTEWFQPLDYGFKRFLTVGGEYSRESLSAFDGDGERITEVDITSRQVDLSLGTELGVNGEIRLEYQRGDATVDEQVGQPVAPSDSIQSGSFSLRLVHDSLDDTFLPESGGFAGIRGRFERPGLGSDRNFDSVRVMALGTASWHKTSLTGLLFANTVTRGVAGIENSVLLGGFRRLSAYSQGEVAGEDAVLASVFARQEFGGPFVPWFAGVGFESGNAWSSLGDARWNNLLHSASVFAGVESFLGPLQIATAYNNEDDWSAYLSLGFSFTRLFD, encoded by the coding sequence ATGTCGGCATTGAGATTACTGGTTCTGGTGGGTGTGGTGCTGGCCGGTATGCCGGCACTGGCCGATGCAGGGAGGCCAAAGGTAGGGCTGGTACTCAGCGGTGGTGGCGCCAAGGGCATGGCCCATGTCGGTGTGCTGCGAGTGCTGGAGGAACTGAAAATACCGGTGGATATCGTGGTGGGCACCAGCGCCGGCTCCGCGGTTGGTGCCCTTTATGCTTCCGGTATGAACGTTCACGAAATCGAAGAACGTTTTATCGATATGGACTGGGTGTCGAGCTTTCGCGATGACCCCGGCCGCGCCTACAAACCCGTCAGGCGCAAGAGCCAGGACTGGCGCTTTCCTGTGGCACCGGGCCTGGGTGTTCGCACGGATGGGCTTCATCTGGGTGGCGGCCTCATTGCCGGCCAGAACCTCGGCTTCATTCTCAACGAACTCACCCGCAGCGCCTCCCTGGTGGAAGATTTTGACAAGCTGGCGATTCCATTTCGTGCGGTTGCCACGGATCTGGAGACCGGAGAGCAGGTGGTCATCGGCAAGGGCAATCTGTCCGAGGCGATTCGTGCCAGCATGAGCGTTCCCGGTGTCTATGCCCCGGTCACGCTGGACGGGCGGCTGCTGGTGGACGGCGGTGTGGCCAATAACCTGCCGGTCAGTGTGGCCAGGGATCTTGGCGCCGAGATCATCATCGCTGTGGACATTACCGATCCGTTGCTGGAACGGGACGAGATTCGGGAAGCCTTTTCGGTGGTTGGTCAGCTCACCACCATGATGACGCGGCAGAATACCGAACGGCAGCTGAAGTTGCTGACTGACCGGGACATACTGATCCGGCCGGACCTGGAAGGCCTGTCATCGTCGGATTTCTACGAAGCGCTGGCGCTGTTCGAACTTGGTGCCAGCGGTGCCCGCAAACATGCCGGCGAGCTTCGCCATCTGAGCGTGAGTGACGAACAGTGGAATCGCTACCGCAGCCGGGTGTTGGGACATTCCTTCAGTCCGGGGCTGATCACTGGCGTGCGCTTTGATGATCATTCCCGTCTGGGGGGAAGTTTCCTGCGCCAGCGTATACGTCAGGAAACTGGCGAGCCACTGGATATGAATGCGCTTGAGGAAGATCTCAAGCGCATCTATGGCCTCGGCTACTACGAGACTGTCTCCTATTCCCTGGTGCCATCGGAGACGGGCGGAACCGATCTTGTAATCCAGGTCCGGGAAAAAAGCTGGGGGCCGAATTACCTCGCCTTCGGCCTGAACTACGAAGACAACTTCGAGAACGAAACCCGCTTCAATCTGGCGGCGTCGTTGCGTATGACCGGCCTCAACTCCCTGGGTGGCGAGTGGGCAACCGGGGTTCAGTTGGGTACCCAGCCATGGGTCCGGACCGAATGGTTCCAGCCCCTGGATTACGGGTTCAAGCGGTTCCTGACGGTGGGAGGGGAGTACTCCCGGGAGAGCCTGAGTGCGTTCGATGGCGACGGCGAGCGTATTACCGAGGTGGATATTACCAGCCGCCAGGTCGACCTTTCCCTGGGAACCGAGCTGGGGGTCAACGGTGAAATCCGCCTTGAGTACCAGCGGGGGGATGCCACTGTCGACGAGCAGGTCGGACAACCGGTGGCGCCGTCCGACTCAATCCAGAGTGGCAGCTTCAGCCTGCGGCTGGTCCACGACTCCCTGGACGACACCTTTCTTCCCGAATCCGGTGGTTTTGCGGGTATCCGCGGCCGTTTTGAGCGCCCGGGCCTCGGGTCTGACCGTAACTTTGATTCGGTCAGGGTCATGGCTCTGGGCACGGCAAGCTGGCACAAGACAAGCCTCACCGGTTTACTGTTCGCCAATACCGTGACCCGGGGTGTGGCCGGGATTGAGAACTCGGTGTTGCTGGGCGGGTTTCGTCGCTTGTCGGCTTACAGTCAGGGCGAGGTCGCCGGTGAGGATGCTGTCCTTGCCAGTGTCTTTGCCCGACAGGAGTTTGGGGGGCCCTTCGTACCCTGGTTTGCCGGGGTGGGTTTTGAATCCGGGAATGCCTGGTCCTCGCTGGGGGATGCCCGCTGGAACAATCTGCTGCACTCAGCCAGTGTGTTTGCCGGGGTTGAATCCTTTCTGGGGCCCCTTCAGATTGCCACGGCCTACAACAATGAGGACGATTGGAGCGCCTACCTGAGCCTGGGGTTTTCGTTTACCCGCCTGTTTGACTGA
- a CDS encoding GntR family transcriptional regulator, which produces MTTFKPRETLTEQVARHIENLIAFGQLRSGERIYESAMAKQMDVSHGSIREGLLLLEKRHLVQNVPRKGAFVTPLDEFFVRSLYEVLQLYLTHTGRKLVRQWQPADMDKLESLYQRMKACHDNNDLLVFLELGIEYTQASLAYADNYFIVSAIEDLWPSAKRCAFVAFQRGGNRVLEDNLQHVRESIDAIRDHDEERMADILAKYAEQQCQQVLEAIGTTPATA; this is translated from the coding sequence ATGACCACATTCAAGCCCCGCGAGACCCTGACCGAACAGGTCGCACGCCACATTGAAAACCTCATCGCCTTTGGCCAACTTCGTTCCGGCGAGCGAATATATGAAAGCGCCATGGCGAAACAGATGGACGTCAGCCACGGCTCGATCCGCGAAGGTTTACTGTTGCTGGAAAAACGCCACCTGGTGCAGAACGTTCCCCGCAAGGGGGCCTTCGTCACGCCGCTGGATGAGTTTTTCGTGCGGAGTCTTTACGAGGTGCTGCAACTGTACCTGACCCATACTGGTCGCAAGCTGGTGCGGCAGTGGCAACCCGCTGACATGGACAAGCTCGAATCCCTGTATCAGCGAATGAAAGCCTGCCACGACAACAATGATCTGCTGGTGTTCCTGGAGCTCGGCATCGAATACACCCAGGCATCGCTGGCCTATGCGGACAATTATTTCATTGTGTCGGCCATCGAGGATCTCTGGCCGTCAGCCAAGCGCTGTGCCTTTGTCGCTTTTCAGCGTGGGGGGAATCGTGTGCTGGAGGACAACCTGCAACACGTGCGTGAATCCATCGACGCTATCCGCGACCACGATGAGGAACGTATGGCGGACATCCTGGCAAAGTACGCCGAACAGCAATGCCAGCAGGTTCTTGAAGCCATTGGCACTACCCCTGCCACCGCCTGA
- a CDS encoding AraC family transcriptional regulator, whose translation MNAPQAEATTSPLVAASSTLALVHYLDLQGVLDLPTVERITGFSRNELTDPDLRIPAENHYRLWEHAELATGDPAVGLHAGQVIDPDRMGLVGHVFFNCDTLGEAVTQYVRLHRLINESVTLSFEQAGDQAILTWQADSPGHYCRQDMDRTLAAALCRTRHFIHSSIVAEWAEIAHPEPSYSNEYRRLLGGRIYFGSGTTRLAFDSRHLGHPIPHRNPYVYSAVLKQVNSLLARLQGRRTFGRKIRRLISRQMATERIDADTLAKQCHMSRQTLYRRLKKEGLGFHELVEEVRKDKALRYVAADHYALGEIAFLLGFSELSAFSRAFKRWTGMAPAQYRARHQSNESGEISE comes from the coding sequence GTGAACGCTCCCCAGGCAGAAGCCACCACATCGCCGCTGGTTGCAGCTTCAAGTACGCTGGCACTGGTTCACTATCTGGACCTGCAAGGGGTACTCGACCTCCCCACCGTGGAGAGAATCACCGGGTTCAGCCGTAATGAGCTGACCGATCCGGATCTTCGCATCCCCGCTGAAAACCACTACCGCCTCTGGGAGCATGCAGAGCTGGCCACCGGCGATCCGGCCGTCGGACTTCATGCCGGCCAGGTGATCGATCCTGACCGCATGGGACTGGTTGGCCATGTGTTCTTCAACTGCGACACCCTGGGCGAGGCCGTTACCCAGTATGTTCGCCTGCACCGGCTGATCAATGAATCGGTTACCCTGAGTTTTGAGCAGGCCGGCGACCAGGCCATTCTTACCTGGCAAGCAGATTCGCCGGGGCACTATTGCCGTCAGGACATGGACCGGACCCTGGCGGCCGCCCTGTGCCGGACCCGGCACTTTATTCACTCCTCTATCGTTGCCGAGTGGGCCGAGATTGCGCATCCGGAACCGTCCTACAGCAACGAATACCGGCGCCTGCTGGGGGGACGGATCTATTTCGGCTCCGGCACCACCCGCCTTGCCTTTGACAGCCGGCACCTGGGCCATCCGATTCCCCACCGCAATCCCTACGTCTATTCCGCGGTGCTCAAGCAGGTCAACTCGCTGCTGGCCCGTCTTCAGGGCCGGCGCACCTTTGGCCGCAAGATCCGGCGACTGATATCCCGCCAGATGGCCACCGAACGCATCGATGCCGACACTCTGGCAAAACAGTGCCATATGAGCCGACAGACCCTGTATCGGCGTCTGAAGAAAGAAGGACTGGGGTTTCACGAACTGGTGGAAGAGGTGCGCAAGGACAAGGCCCTGCGCTACGTAGCGGCGGACCATTACGCGCTTGGCGAAATCGCCTTCCTGCTGGGCTTTTCCGAGCTCAGTGCCTTCAGCCGCGCCTTCAAACGCTGGACCGGGATGGCGCCGGCCCAGTACCGGGCCCGCCACCAGTCCAATGAAAGCGGGGAAATATCGGAATGA
- the cls gene encoding cardiolipin synthase, whose protein sequence is MPDVSWLAAAIGLLYLTAAVCIYRILMTYRTAQGALAWVLALIGLPYIAVPLFLLFGRNRFGGYLNARRTGDAALTELLNHYEQQSASISQRDHEHFDDELRVLCKLGRQPFTKGNQCDLLKDGEATFDALFDAMESARRYILLEFYIVRSDKIGQRIKSILKRKLAQGVEVWFLYDDIGSVWLPRKYLRELAAAGANIASFGDGNFRRMRLQVNFRNHRKLLVCDGEVGFVGGINLGDEYLGTAMDEEPWRDSHCRITGPAVTGLQLAWLEDWNWASGEFPTLNWTPSMPARGDQEVLILPTGPADTYETCTLFFLNCINNARDRLWIASPYFVPDFQIMNALQLAALRGVDVRIIIPEKSDSWLIGLAAYSYLVQACRAGIGIYQYQPGFMHQKMVLVDNRYAALGTANLDNRSMRLNFEITAICTAGDFVEGIEHMLEQDLASCRLMSERDYRERSIPFRLACRTIRLAAPLL, encoded by the coding sequence CTGCCCGACGTCTCCTGGCTCGCTGCTGCCATCGGGCTGCTCTATCTGACTGCAGCCGTCTGCATTTACCGGATTCTGATGACCTACCGCACGGCCCAGGGCGCCCTTGCCTGGGTTCTGGCACTGATAGGCCTGCCCTATATCGCCGTCCCTCTGTTCCTGCTGTTCGGACGCAACCGTTTTGGGGGCTACCTGAACGCACGGCGCACCGGCGATGCCGCCCTTACCGAGCTGCTGAATCACTATGAGCAACAGTCTGCGTCCATCAGCCAGCGGGACCACGAGCATTTTGATGATGAACTCCGGGTGCTCTGCAAGCTGGGCCGGCAACCCTTCACCAAAGGCAACCAATGTGATTTGTTGAAGGACGGGGAAGCCACCTTCGACGCCCTGTTTGACGCTATGGAAAGTGCCCGCCGCTATATCCTCCTGGAGTTCTATATCGTTCGCTCCGACAAGATCGGCCAGCGCATCAAGTCGATTCTGAAGCGCAAACTCGCCCAGGGTGTGGAGGTGTGGTTTCTCTATGACGATATCGGCAGTGTCTGGTTACCCCGGAAATATCTCAGGGAACTGGCCGCCGCTGGCGCCAACATTGCTTCCTTCGGGGACGGTAATTTTCGCCGTATGCGGTTACAGGTGAATTTCCGCAATCACCGCAAACTTCTGGTCTGCGACGGGGAGGTGGGCTTTGTCGGCGGTATCAACCTGGGTGATGAGTACCTGGGTACCGCCATGGACGAGGAACCCTGGCGCGACAGCCACTGCCGCATTACCGGGCCGGCGGTGACCGGCCTGCAACTGGCCTGGCTGGAAGACTGGAACTGGGCGAGCGGGGAATTTCCCACGCTCAACTGGACACCCTCCATGCCGGCACGGGGTGATCAGGAAGTGCTGATTCTGCCCACCGGGCCGGCCGACACTTACGAAACCTGCACGCTGTTTTTCCTGAACTGCATCAACAATGCCCGCGATCGCCTCTGGATTGCCTCACCCTATTTCGTGCCCGATTTCCAGATCATGAATGCCCTGCAGCTGGCGGCGCTACGGGGGGTGGATGTGCGCATCATCATTCCGGAAAAGTCCGACAGCTGGCTGATCGGGCTTGCGGCGTACTCATACCTGGTCCAGGCATGCCGGGCCGGTATCGGCATCTACCAGTACCAGCCTGGTTTCATGCACCAGAAGATGGTGCTGGTGGATAATCGCTACGCCGCCCTGGGTACGGCCAATCTGGACAACCGGTCCATGCGGTTGAACTTCGAGATCACCGCGATCTGTACCGCTGGCGACTTTGTTGAAGGTATCGAGCACATGCTGGAACAGGACCTGGCGAGCTGCCGCCTGATGAGCGAAAGGGACTACCGTGAGCGCTCGATCCCTTTCCGCCTGGCCTGCAGAACCATCCGGCTGGCAGCGCCCTTGCTCTGA